The genomic window CGGCTGCTGGAAATCGATGAAGAGTGGATCCACGAAATCACTCGCAAGGCGGTGCTCTACAATCAGGCCGAGCTGACGCGGCGCTCCTTTGAAGAGCCGGAAGTTGTGAAGCAGGAACTGATCGACGGGGTGAAGGAACTGCTGCCCGAAGGCTATGACGTGGACAAGCACTTCACGCCCAAATACCGCCCCTGGCGCCAGCGCGTGGCCTTTGTGCCGGACGGTGATCTGTTCGCAGGCATCAAGGCCGGCAAAGCCAGCATGGTGACCGACGAGATTGAGCGCTTCACCGAAAAAGGCATCCTGCTCAAATCGGGCGAGGAGTTGGAAGCGGACATCATTATCACCGCCACAGGCTTCAACCTCTGCGCGCTGGGCGACATCGCGTTCTCCCGCAATGGCGAAGCCATCAAGTTCAACGAGACCGTCACCTATCGCGGCATGATGTTTACCGGCATGCCCAACATGGTTTGGGTGTTCGGCTACTTTCGCGCCAGCTGGACGCTGCGCGTAGACATGGTGGGAGATTTTGTCTGCCGCCTGCTGAAAAAGATGCAGCAAAAAGGCGCAAAGAAGGTCGAGGTCGCTTTGCGACCCGAAGACAAGGACATGCCGATCCTTGACTGGATCGACACCGAGAATTTCAACCCCGGCTACATCATGCGCAACATGCATCTGTTGCCCAAACGCGGCGACAAGCCCGAATGGCAGCACAACCAGGACTACTGGACGGAACGCAAGGAGTTCCCCGACATTGATCTGGACGATGCAGCGTTCGTCTACACCAAGGCAGATCAGATATCAGATGTCGCCTGACGCCCTATCGGGATCAATCCGGAACGTGGTACTCACTCGGCCAGCCTGCACGCACAGGCTGATGGTCCAACCGAGTGATTGCTGCTGCTTATGTCTGAAGTTCCTAGCCACCAGTTTTTCGACGGCTCTGATGCCCGTATTTCCTATTGGGAATGGGGCGACCCCGCTGGTCAGCCGATCCTGCTGATTCATGCGACCGGGTTTCATGCCCGTGTGTGGGATGAAACAGTTTCGCACCTGCCCCAGAGCTACCGCATCATCTCGGTTGATATGCGCGGCCACGGTCAAAGCGAAAAGAAAGGCCTGCTGCTCGACTGGTCCCTGGTCGCAAAGGATGTGGGTGACCTGGTTGATCATCTTGGGCTGACAAATGTCATCGGCGCGGGTCATTCCATGGGCGGCCACTGCCTGACACAGATTGCAAAAACCCGCCCGCAGATATTTGAGCGGCTGCTGCTGATTGATCCGGTCATGATGCCGCCGGCAAACTATGAGAGCAGCCCCTACAACGACCTGACGGACCCGTCGGAACACATGGTTGCGCGCAGGCGTGATGCCTGGACCGGCTGGGAGGAGATGTATGACCGCTTCAAAGATCGGCATCCCTATTCATTGTGGGAGCCGCAGGCGCTGGAAGACTATTGCCGCCATGGCATTCGCCCCAACGAGGACGGTGACGGCTATCGCCTGGCATGCCCGCCGGTCATGGAAGCATCCGTTTACATGGGCAGCATCAACGCCAATCTGACCGGCACCCTCAAGGAGATGACACTGCCTGTCACCATTCTACGCGCCAAGGGCCGCGAACCCGGCGACGAGGCGGTGATGGATTTTGCCCTCTCGCCGACGTGGGACCAGTTGTACAAGGAGTTCGGCAATGGGCGTGATGTATCGCTGCCGCATCTCAGCCACTTCATCCCCATGCAGGATCCTGCTTTGACGGCGCATTTCATTTTGAATGCCCAGGCATCTGCAGAAGAGGCGGTCGCTGCTGCAAAATGAGCGACGTCACGCACATATCAGCACCCTACGATCCCAAGAAGGCCCAGCAGGTTTTATGGGCCGGGATGATCGGCATGTTGGCGACGGGGTTCCCCTTCACCATCGTGACGGTGGCGCTCAATCTCATTGCCGACGATTTCGGCGTCAGCGAGGCCCTCGCCGCGTGGACCGTGTCCGCGCCCATGCTGGTATCGGCGGCCGCCCTGCCGGTCATCGGCAAGCTGGGCGACATGTTCGGTCATCGCCGCATTTTCATCGGCGGCATTCTCGGCTCAACCATCTTTGCCTTCATGTGCATGATTGCGTGGGACATCTGGTCGCTCATCGCGTTCCGCATCCTGTCCATGGTGCTGGCAGGCGCAACGGGGCCTGCCGCCATGGCGATCCTGTTTCATGTCTATCCGCCTGCGCACCGCAACCAGGCCATCGGCTGGTGGTCCATGGGTGGACCGGGGGCAGCTGCACTCGGGCTTATTCTTGGCGGGCCGTTCGTGGAACTGGTGGGGTGGCGCTCGGTCTTCCTGCTTCAGGCCGGGACCGGCATCGCTGCCGTCGTGATTGCGTGGAAGGTGCTACCGGAAACCGTGCGACAGATGGTCAAGTTCGACCATATCGGCAACCTGATCCTGCTGCTTGCCCTGTCCAGCCTGTTGTTTGTCATCGGCGCCTTCGCCGAACCGGGCGTATCCACAGGGATGCTTATCAGCGCGGGTGTCGTCGGTGTGGTCGGCCTCATTGTGTTTCTTTTTTATGAGGCATCGATCTCCAACCCCATCGTGCCGCCGTCGTTGCTGAAGCAGCGCAATTTTGACGCGCCCGCCATCGCAAACTTCTTCCTGCAGATGTCCTATCTGGGCGCGCTTATCGCGACACCTCTTGTTCTGACAGGGCGGTTTGGGTTTTCCATCTCCGTTGCCGCCATCCTGATGCTGACCCGCACCTTCAGCCTCACATTGGCGTCCCCGCTGGGCGGTGTCATCGCCACCCAGTTTGGCGAGCGCCTGGGCACCCTGACTGGTGTGCTGTGCCAGACAGCAGGGCTGTTTACGGTGGCAGCGGGCATCTATGTCACCAACCTGCCCATCGTGTTGTTGGGGCTGGTGCTGCAGGGCGTGGGCCATGGCGTCGCCATGCCGCCTCTCGCGTCCATCATCACAACCGCGGTCCCCCCCAGTCAGTTTGGCATGGCGACCGGCATGAGCAGGCTCATGGGGCAGATCGGATCAGCATTCGGGCTGAGCCTCTTTGGTGTGTTGCTGACCCTGCCGCGCGAGGACTTAGCGCTGCACATGATCTTTGTCATTGGCGGCGCCATCGCTTTTGCAGCTGCGTTTCCTGCGCTGCTCATCTCGATGAAGCATCGAAACATACCCATGCCGCCTGCAGCACCCCCGCCGCCCAATCCACCTATTCAGCCGGGCCAGGTTTAAGATGCGGGCAGTCGCGCGACATCTTTATGCAACCGTTGCTGCCCTGCTGATCTTGGGACCACCCGCCATGGCTGATGATGCCCGCGGCCAGCTCATCATGCTGGCTGCCCCCAGTCTTGATGATCCGTATTACGCCAGCGAGGCGGATGCCATCATCGAGTTTCATATCGCCTTTGCCAATCGCGTCGCAGCGCCCGATCGCGTGCGGGTGCTGGCAGGAGCGGACACGGCTGGCATCTATGCGAAAGCACTGGGTGCTGACCGCGTGGTCACCGCGGCGATGGGAGACATTTGGATCCGTGACTTCGGCATCATGGACGCGGGCAGCAGCGTCATGATGCGCTACACCGCCGCCGGGCAGGGCGGTGGTCGCAACGGCCAGCGCGACGCGGACGCCGTGCAGGAAACCCATGCCGCTTTCCTCGAAAGCGCAGGCATCCTGCCCGTGGCCAGCGATCTGCTGAATGATGGCGGAAACTGGGTCTTTGACGGCGCGGGCAACGCGGTCGTCAGCACCAAGTTCCTGGCCGACAACACGCTGACCGAAGACGAGGCGCGGGCTGCGCTCAGGAAAGCGACCAGCGCGACACACATCGCCTTTATCGAAGCAGACGAGCAGGGTGGTCTTGAACACGCCGACGGTGTCGTCTCGTTCATTGATGACGGCGTGCTGCTAGTCAATTCGTATGCGGATGATCCAGCCTATGAGACGCAGCTTCTCGCCGACCTGCGCCGCGGCCTGCCGGATGTGGACATTCACACCATCGTCAATGCCTATGATGGCACCGATGTTTACGATAGCCGCTTTGGCTCCGCCTGCGGCCTGTATACCAACGCGCTGGTCACCCATCACGCGGTCTACCTGCCGCAATTTGGCATTCCGCAGGACGCGCAGGCCCTAGAAACGGTCACCCGGCTTACTGGCAAAAAGGTGATCCCGGTTGCATCGCACCAGGTCTGTCATATGGGCGGCGGCGTTCGATGCATGTCATCGCAGATCGATCTGCAGCAGGCAGCAGGGCTCCGACCCTAGCGGATATAGCTGCGGGCGTTTGACGCACATCATAGACCCTTCACGCGGCAGGGTGTGTCATGTGTCTGACACCATTGTCTGGTCGGCTTGCCAATGTCCGGTTGGCTTGGATGTGTCACCGCAACAGCGCGGTAATGCGTCTGGCGTCCTTCCGGACCGCGGTCCTCAGAAAATCAGGTCGGAGAGTGCCACCATGCCGTCCACCAAGAAGCACACTAGTTCAAATTCAAAGGCCAAAGCGGCAAAAGAGGTTGCCACGGGCGATCACATTTTGTGGCTGGAAGACGCGCGCGTCACCGATGTGCCGCGTGTGGGGGGCAAGAACGCATCTCTTGGGGAGATGATCGCCAATCTGTCCGGTGTGGGGGTAAAGGTCCCCGGCGGCTTTGCAACCACATCTGATGCCTATCGCGACTTCGTCGCGCACAACGGACTGGACAAAGTCATACGCGCGCAGACGACCGCACTGGCAAAAGGTGAAGCCCCGCTCGCCGAGGTGGGCAAGACGATCCGCTCAGCATTCCTGAAAGCCGCCATGCCCAAGGACCTTGGCAAGGTGATAGCGGGGGCCTATCGCGAGCTGGGCGTGCGCGAAGGAAAGCGCAAGCCGGATGTTGCCGTCCGTTCCTCCGCAACAGCCGAAGACCTGCCTGACGCAAGCTTCGCCGGCCAGCAGGAAAGCTATCTCAATATCTGCGGCAAGGAGGCCCTGCTGGAGCATGTACGCAAATGCTACGCGTCCCTCTTTACAGATCGGGCGATCACCTACCGCAACAACAATGGCTTCGATCATCTTGAGGTGGCGCTCTCCGTGGGGGTGCAGCGCATGGTGCGCTCAGACACCGGCGCGGCGGGCGTCATGTTTTCCATCGATACCGAAACCGGCTTCCCTGATGTGGTGTTGATCACCGGTGCCTGGGGCCTGGGGGAGGCTGTGGTGCAGGGGATCGCAGACCCGGACGAATTCATGGTCTTCAAGCCGCTGCTGGAGAACGACGCATTGTCGCCGATCATCGAACGCAGCCTCGGCACCAAGGAAAAGAAACTCGTCTATGCCGAAGGGGGCAAGAAGCCTACCAAATGGTTGAAGACGAAAGCCGCAGAGCGCACGTGCTTTACGCTGAATAACGAGGAGGTGCTGCAACTGGCGCGCTGGGCCGTCACAATTGAAAAGCACTATGGCTGCCCCATGGACATTGAATGGGCAAAGGACGGCAACACCGGCGAACTTGCCATCGTGCAGGCGCGCCCTGAAACCGTCCAGTCGCGCGCCGAGGCCAGTGGTCTCAAGACCTTCCACGTGTCCAATCAGGGTAAGGAACTCACCTCCGGTCTCGCTGTCGGCTCCGGGGCTGCGGTGGGCAAGGTCATCAACCTTGCGTCACCTCAGGAGATTGACAAGTTCGAGGATGGTGCAATTCTCGTGACCTCCATCACCGACCCGGACTGGGTTCCCATCATGAAGCGCGCCAGTGCCATCGTGACGGACCACGGCGGGCGCACCAGCCATGCAGCCATTGTCAGCCGCGAGCTGGGTCTGACGGCCATCGTCGGCTGCCATGACGCAACAACAGTCCTCAAGACCGGCACCAGCATCACCGCATCCTGTGCGGAAGGCGACGAAGGTCACGTCTATGCCGGGACCGCTGACATTGAGGTGCATGATCTCAGCCTCGACGATATGCCTGAGACCCGTACGAAGCTGATGCTCAATATGGCAACGCCGTCAGCAGCTTTGCGCTGGTGGCGGCTGCCGTCGGATGGCATCGGCCTCGCGCGTTTGGAATTCGTCATCAACAACATCATCAAGGTGCATCCGCTCGCCCTGACGCGCTTTGAAGAGGTTGAGGACAAACAGGCCCGCAAGGCAATTGAGAAAATCACCCTAGGCTACGCGAACAAGGCGGATTACTTCGTCAACACGCTGGCAGAAGGGGTAGCCCGCCTGGCAGCCTCGCAATATCCCCACCCGGTCATCGTGCGGATGAGCGACTTCAAGACCAATGAATATGCAGAACTCATCGGCGGTCGGCAGTTCGAACCGAAAGAGGAAAACCCGATGATCGGCTGGCGCGGGGCCAGTCGCTACTATTCAGATGATTACGCCGATGGATTTGCTCTTGAATGCGCGGCTCTGTTGAAAGTGCGCCGGGAGATGGGCTTCGCGAATGTGGTGGTGATGATCCCCTTCTGCCGCACCCTCGAAGAGGCAGATGCCACGCTGGAAACCATGGCAGCCCATGGCCTCGTGCGCGGCGAGGATGGCCTCGAATTCTATGTGATGTGTGAAGTGCCCTCAAACGTCATTCTGGCAGACGAGTTCGCCAAACGGTTTGACGGCTTTTCCATCGGGTCCAACGACCTGACACAGCTCACCCTTGGGGTGGATCGGGATTCAGCACGCCTCGCGCATCTGTTCGACGAAGAAAACCCGGCCGTCAAACGCATGATCGAGACTGTCATCTCAACCGCCCATCAGTTCGATCGAAAGGTCGGCCTGTGCGGGCAGGGACCCAGCGACAAGCCCAGCTTTGCCGCATTTCTGGTGGAAAACGGAATTGATTCAATGTCCGTGACGCCGGACAGCTTCCTGCGCACCAAGAAGGCCATCGCACAGGAAGAAACCAAGCGCGATGCCCTCTCGAAAAAGAGTACGGCGGCCCAATGAGAATCGTCGTCTTTGAAACCGAAGAGTGGGAACTGGAGCCGCTGAGGTCGCTGGCGCACGGCCATGACGTTGATTTTGTGCCCGGCCGCATAAAGCCGGAAAACGCAGCAGACTATGCGCATGCGGAAATCATCTCGCCCTTTGTCTATTCCAGCGTCACTGCAGACACCATCGCCGCGCTACCAAACCTGAAAATGATCGCGACCCGGTCCACGGGCTATGACCATATTGATGTGGAAGCCTGCAAGGCGCGCGGCATCGCGCTGGCCACCGTGCCCACCTATGGTGACACCACTGTTGCCGAGCATGTGTTCGCGCTGCTGTTGGCGGTGTCGCACAAAATGGTCGAGGCGACCGATCGCACGCGGCGCGGTGACTTTCATCAGGCAGGCCTCCAGGGATTTGACCTGCAGGGCAAGACCATCGGCATTGTCGGCACGGGCCATATCGGCCAGTGCACCATCCGCATTGCCAGAGGCTTTGACATGAACGCCATTGCGCATGACATCGCTCCGGATCAAGAGGCGGCCCGGCAGCTTGGCTTTGACTATGTTCCGTTCCCGGAGCTTCTGGCGCGGTCGGATGTGGTGAGCCTGCATATTCCCGGGGGCAGTGACACG from Candidatus Phaeomarinobacter ectocarpi includes these protein-coding regions:
- a CDS encoding flavin-containing monooxygenase, which codes for MPDTATLDKSAAKSGAKAQHFDVLVVGAGISGVGAAYHLQDQCPGMSYVVLEALEDFGGTWLMHKYPGIRSDSDLYTFGYRFKPWTGNPIATAEEIRTYMDEVIEENDLKRHIRYQHKILSADWSDADNLWTIHATRTDTNEDLVFTCGFLWMCQGYYRHSEGYTPDWPDMDKFKGDIIHPQTWPENYDYKGKKVVVIGSGATTATIVPAMAPDCEHITVLQRSPTYFVPGRNENEVADMLRLLEIDEEWIHEITRKAVLYNQAELTRRSFEEPEVVKQELIDGVKELLPEGYDVDKHFTPKYRPWRQRVAFVPDGDLFAGIKAGKASMVTDEIERFTEKGILLKSGEELEADIIITATGFNLCALGDIAFSRNGEAIKFNETVTYRGMMFTGMPNMVWVFGYFRASWTLRVDMVGDFVCRLLKKMQQKGAKKVEVALRPEDKDMPILDWIDTENFNPGYIMRNMHLLPKRGDKPEWQHNQDYWTERKEFPDIDLDDAAFVYTKADQISDVA
- a CDS encoding alpha/beta fold hydrolase; its protein translation is MSEVPSHQFFDGSDARISYWEWGDPAGQPILLIHATGFHARVWDETVSHLPQSYRIISVDMRGHGQSEKKGLLLDWSLVAKDVGDLVDHLGLTNVIGAGHSMGGHCLTQIAKTRPQIFERLLLIDPVMMPPANYESSPYNDLTDPSEHMVARRRDAWTGWEEMYDRFKDRHPYSLWEPQALEDYCRHGIRPNEDGDGYRLACPPVMEASVYMGSINANLTGTLKEMTLPVTILRAKGREPGDEAVMDFALSPTWDQLYKEFGNGRDVSLPHLSHFIPMQDPALTAHFILNAQASAEEAVAAAK
- a CDS encoding MFS transporter, translated to MSDVTHISAPYDPKKAQQVLWAGMIGMLATGFPFTIVTVALNLIADDFGVSEALAAWTVSAPMLVSAAALPVIGKLGDMFGHRRIFIGGILGSTIFAFMCMIAWDIWSLIAFRILSMVLAGATGPAAMAILFHVYPPAHRNQAIGWWSMGGPGAAALGLILGGPFVELVGWRSVFLLQAGTGIAAVVIAWKVLPETVRQMVKFDHIGNLILLLALSSLLFVIGAFAEPGVSTGMLISAGVVGVVGLIVFLFYEASISNPIVPPSLLKQRNFDAPAIANFFLQMSYLGALIATPLVLTGRFGFSISVAAILMLTRTFSLTLASPLGGVIATQFGERLGTLTGVLCQTAGLFTVAAGIYVTNLPIVLLGLVLQGVGHGVAMPPLASIITTAVPPSQFGMATGMSRLMGQIGSAFGLSLFGVLLTLPREDLALHMIFVIGGAIAFAAAFPALLISMKHRNIPMPPAAPPPPNPPIQPGQV
- a CDS encoding agmatine deiminase family protein is translated as MADDARGQLIMLAAPSLDDPYYASEADAIIEFHIAFANRVAAPDRVRVLAGADTAGIYAKALGADRVVTAAMGDIWIRDFGIMDAGSSVMMRYTAAGQGGGRNGQRDADAVQETHAAFLESAGILPVASDLLNDGGNWVFDGAGNAVVSTKFLADNTLTEDEARAALRKATSATHIAFIEADEQGGLEHADGVVSFIDDGVLLVNSYADDPAYETQLLADLRRGLPDVDIHTIVNAYDGTDVYDSRFGSACGLYTNALVTHHAVYLPQFGIPQDAQALETVTRLTGKKVIPVASHQVCHMGGGVRCMSSQIDLQQAAGLRP
- the ppsA gene encoding phosphoenolpyruvate synthase, whose translation is MPSTKKHTSSNSKAKAAKEVATGDHILWLEDARVTDVPRVGGKNASLGEMIANLSGVGVKVPGGFATTSDAYRDFVAHNGLDKVIRAQTTALAKGEAPLAEVGKTIRSAFLKAAMPKDLGKVIAGAYRELGVREGKRKPDVAVRSSATAEDLPDASFAGQQESYLNICGKEALLEHVRKCYASLFTDRAITYRNNNGFDHLEVALSVGVQRMVRSDTGAAGVMFSIDTETGFPDVVLITGAWGLGEAVVQGIADPDEFMVFKPLLENDALSPIIERSLGTKEKKLVYAEGGKKPTKWLKTKAAERTCFTLNNEEVLQLARWAVTIEKHYGCPMDIEWAKDGNTGELAIVQARPETVQSRAEASGLKTFHVSNQGKELTSGLAVGSGAAVGKVINLASPQEIDKFEDGAILVTSITDPDWVPIMKRASAIVTDHGGRTSHAAIVSRELGLTAIVGCHDATTVLKTGTSITASCAEGDEGHVYAGTADIEVHDLSLDDMPETRTKLMLNMATPSAALRWWRLPSDGIGLARLEFVINNIIKVHPLALTRFEEVEDKQARKAIEKITLGYANKADYFVNTLAEGVARLAASQYPHPVIVRMSDFKTNEYAELIGGRQFEPKEENPMIGWRGASRYYSDDYADGFALECAALLKVRREMGFANVVVMIPFCRTLEEADATLETMAAHGLVRGEDGLEFYVMCEVPSNVILADEFAKRFDGFSIGSNDLTQLTLGVDRDSARLAHLFDEENPAVKRMIETVISTAHQFDRKVGLCGQGPSDKPSFAAFLVENGIDSMSVTPDSFLRTKKAIAQEETKRDALSKKSTAAQ
- a CDS encoding hydroxyacid dehydrogenase is translated as MRIVVFETEEWELEPLRSLAHGHDVDFVPGRIKPENAADYAHAEIISPFVYSSVTADTIAALPNLKMIATRSTGYDHIDVEACKARGIALATVPTYGDTTVAEHVFALLLAVSHKMVEATDRTRRGDFHQAGLQGFDLQGKTIGIVGTGHIGQCTIRIARGFDMNAIAHDIAPDQEAARQLGFDYVPFPELLARSDVVSLHIPGGSDTDHLFDDAVFDAMKDGAVLINTARGNLIDVNALLKALATGKLAGAGLDVLPEEPTIREEAELLRSVYLRRHNLETLLADHVLLHMRNVVITPHSAFNTKEAVQRILQTTRQNIDAFLDGAPLNRVV